In a genomic window of Carettochelys insculpta isolate YL-2023 chromosome 19, ASM3395843v1, whole genome shotgun sequence:
- the CLDN3 gene encoding claudin-3 gives MSMGLEIGGVALSVLGWVGAILCCALPMWRVTAFIGNNIVVAQIIWEGLWMNCVVQSTGQMQCKVYDSMLALPQDLQAARALIVIAIVLAVLGLLVALIGAQCTRCVEDEATKAKITIVSGVIFLLAGIMTLIPVCWSANTIIRDFYNPIVLDAQKRELGASLYVGWAAAALQLFGGALLCCSCPPKDEKYSPSKVAYSAPRSTGPNYDKRNYV, from the coding sequence ATGTCGATGGGGCTGGAGATCGGTGGCGTGGCCCTCTCGGTGCTGGGCTGGGTAGGCGCCATCCTGTGCTGCGCGCTGCCCATGTGGAGGGTGACGGCCTTTATCGGGAACAACATCGTGGTGGCGCAGATcatctgggaggggctgtggatgAACTGTGTGGTGCAGAGCACGGGCCAGATGCAGTGCAAGGTCTACGACTCCATGCTGGCGCTGCCCCAGGACCTGCAGGCGGCCCGTGCCCTGATAGTGATCGCCATTGTGCTGGCCGTGCTGGGCCTCCTGGTTGCCCTCATTGGTGCGCAGTGCACTAGGTGCGTGGAAGATGAGGCCACCAAGGCCAAGATTACCATTGTGTCTGGCGTGATCTTCTTGCTGGCTGGGATCATGACCCTCATCCCTGTGTGCTGGTCAGCCAACACCATCATCCGCGACTTCTACAACCCCATAGTGCTAGATGCACAGAAGCGGGAGCTGGGCGCCtccctctacgtgggctgggcagCTGCCGCACTGCAGCTCTTTGGGGGGGCTTTGCTTtgctgctcctgtccccccaaGGATGAGAAGTACTCTCCCAGCAAGGTGGCTTATTCTGCTCCTAGATCCACCGGGCCCAACTACGACAAGAGGAACTACGTGTGA
- the LOC142023131 gene encoding caspase-1-like produces the protein MADQKLSNVRTRFVERVSKGVINNLLDDLLGREVLNEAEVEMVSEGRSTKSDQARCLIDGVRKKGARASEIFIEHLCCRDAHLAAELGLAAPAADAGAPVSQPSPAPGKNNAGSAADTQPVPCEDWIRPCPLEDFRQIQREDAKEIYPIQAKGMRTRLALIISNIEFDHLPGRAGADVDVSGMQRLLEGLGYKVETCHNLHSQAMLETLQRFAAREEHQTSDSTFLVLMSHGVRAGLCGTKSQDGSTDILPIDTIYSTFNNKSCRALRGKPKVIIIQACRGETQGHVWVSDSAEAPANGSSLTPQSPEGLEDDAVHKIHVESDFLCFHSTTPDTVSWRSPKTGSVFITRLIEQLRTNAWHFPLEEIFRKVQLSFQNFPAQMPTKERTTMIKKFYLFPGH, from the exons ATGGCCG ATCAGAAGCTGAGCAACGTGCGGACCAGGTTTGTGGAGCGTGTGAGCAAAGGCGTGATTAACAACCTCCTGGACGACCTGCTGGGGAGAGAGGTGCTGAATGAGGCGGAAGTGGAGATGGTGAGTGAGGGCCGCAGCACGAAGAGCGACCAAGCCAGATGTCTGATTGATGGGGTGCGGAAAAAGGGAGCCAGAGCCAGCGAAATATTCATCGAGCACCTTTGCTGCAGGGATGCGCACCTGGCCGCAgaactggggctggcagccccggCAG CTGATGCAGGGGCTCCAGTGTCACAGCCGTCGCCAGCCCCTGGGAAGAACAACGCAGGGTCCGCTGCAGACACCCAGCCAGTGCCATGCGAGGACTGgatcaggccctgccccctggagGACTTCCGGCAGATCCAGAGGGAGGACGCGAAGGAG ATATATCCCATCCAGGCCAAGGGGATGCGAACCCGCCTGGCCCTCATCATCTCCAATATTGAGTTTGACCATCTCCCCGGGAGGGCCGGGGCTGACGTGGATGTGAGTGGGATGCAGAGGCTTCTCGAAGGTCTGGGGTACAAGGTGGAAACCTGCCACAACTTACACTCCCAG GCCATGCTGGAGACTCTGCAGCGGTTTGCTGCTCGGGAGGAGCACCAGACGTCGGACAGCACCTTCCTGGTGCTCATGTCTCATGGTGTCAGGGCTGGCCTGTGCGGGACCAAGAGCCAGGACGGGTCCACAGACATCCTTCCCATTGACACCATCTACAGCACCTTCAACAACAAGAGCTGCCGGGCGCTGCGGGGCAAACCCAAAGTGATCATCATCCAGGCCTGCCGGGGGG AGACCCAGGGACACGTGTGGGTGAGTGACTCTGCAGAGGCCCCTGCCAACGGCTCCAGCCTCACGCCACAGTCCCCTGAAGGCCTAGAAGATGATGCTGTTCACAAAATCCACGTGGAGAGCGATTTCCTCTGCTTCCATTCCACAACACCAG ACACTGTGTCCTGGAGAAGTCCAAAAACCGGCTCCGTCTTCATCACTCGCCTGATAGAGCAGCTCCGGACCAATGCCTGGCACTTCCCCTTGGAGGAGATCTTCCGAAAG
- the ABHD11 gene encoding sn-1-specific diacylglycerol lipase ABHD11 isoform X1, translated as MLRCLPRAPHRPAGPRPPSRAAPASFTAAGRGSAAPLPLSYMVFDGSTPQSPLVFLHGLLGSKSNFRAIARALVQRTGRKLVVAPLSWQVLTVDARNHGDSPHSPTMSYEAMSLDVQRLLRQLHLPKCVLIGHSMGGKTAMTLALQQPDLVERLVSVDISPTESVAVTNFQAYISAMRRVSIPNGIPRSTARRLAEDQLYPAVQASAVRRFLLTNLVEVEGRYMWRVNLEAISQHMADIMGFPVFHMPYPGPTLFLAGSDSSYVSSEDYPEIERLFPKAEIHYITGAGHWVHADKSQEFITAICNFLLVP; from the exons ATGCTGCGCTGCCTCCCGCGGGCCCCGCATCGCCCGGCCGGGCCCCGGCCGCCGTCCCGCGCCGCCCCCGCCTCCTTCACGGCCGCCGGGCGCGGCTCTGCGGC GCCACTGCCTCTCTCCTACATGGTGTTTGATGGGTCTACACCACAGTCCCCACTCGTCTTCCTGCATGGCCTGCTGGGCAGCAAGAGCAATTTCCGTGCCATTGCTCGGGCCCTAGTGCAGCGGACTGGTCGCAAG CTTGTAGTGGCTCCTCTTTCCTGGCAGGTGTTGACAGTGGATGCACGGAACCATGGTGAcagcccacacagccccaccatgAGCTATGAGGCCATGAGCTTGGATGTGCAGCGCCTCCTGCGTCAGCTGCACCTGCCCAAGTGTGTCTTGATTGGCCACAGCATGGGTGGCAAAACTGCCATGACACTGGCACTGCAACAG CCAGATCTCGTGGAGCGCCTGGTGTCTGTAGACATTAGTCCCACAGAGAGCGTGGCTGTGACCAATTTCCAGGCCTATATCTCTGCCATGAGGAGAGTGAGCATCCCGAATGGAATACCCCGCTCCACCGCACGCCGGCTGGCGGAGGATCAGCTGTATCCAGCCGTTCAG GCGTCGGCGGTAAGGCGGTTTCTGCTCACCAATCTGGTGGAGGTCGAGGGTCGGTACATGTGGCGGGTGAACCTTGAGGCCATTTCCCAGCATATGGCTGATATCATGGGCTTCCCTGTGTTCCACATGCCCTATCCTGGACCCACGCTCTTCCTAGCAGGATCTGACTCCTCCTATGTCAG CTCGGAGGACTACCCAGAGATTGAGCGGCTCTTTCCTAAGGCAGAGATCCATTATATCACAGGCGCTGGCCACTGGGTCCATGCAGATAAGTCCCAAGAGTTCATCACTGCCATCTGCAACTTTCTGCTAGTGCCATAG
- the ABHD11 gene encoding sn-1-specific diacylglycerol lipase ABHD11 isoform X4 — translation MLRCLPRAPHRPAGPRPPSRAAPASFTAAGRGSAAPLPLSYMVFDGSTPQSPLVFLHGLLGSKSNFRAIARALVQRTGRKPDLVERLVSVDISPTESVAVTNFQAYISAMRRVSIPNGIPRSTARRLAEDQLYPAVQASAVRRFLLTNLVEVEGRYMWRVNLEAISQHMADIMGFPVFHMPYPGPTLFLAGSDSSYVSSEDYPEIERLFPKAEIHYITGAGHWVHADKSQEFITAICNFLLVP, via the exons ATGCTGCGCTGCCTCCCGCGGGCCCCGCATCGCCCGGCCGGGCCCCGGCCGCCGTCCCGCGCCGCCCCCGCCTCCTTCACGGCCGCCGGGCGCGGCTCTGCGGC GCCACTGCCTCTCTCCTACATGGTGTTTGATGGGTCTACACCACAGTCCCCACTCGTCTTCCTGCATGGCCTGCTGGGCAGCAAGAGCAATTTCCGTGCCATTGCTCGGGCCCTAGTGCAGCGGACTGGTCGCAAG CCAGATCTCGTGGAGCGCCTGGTGTCTGTAGACATTAGTCCCACAGAGAGCGTGGCTGTGACCAATTTCCAGGCCTATATCTCTGCCATGAGGAGAGTGAGCATCCCGAATGGAATACCCCGCTCCACCGCACGCCGGCTGGCGGAGGATCAGCTGTATCCAGCCGTTCAG GCGTCGGCGGTAAGGCGGTTTCTGCTCACCAATCTGGTGGAGGTCGAGGGTCGGTACATGTGGCGGGTGAACCTTGAGGCCATTTCCCAGCATATGGCTGATATCATGGGCTTCCCTGTGTTCCACATGCCCTATCCTGGACCCACGCTCTTCCTAGCAGGATCTGACTCCTCCTATGTCAG CTCGGAGGACTACCCAGAGATTGAGCGGCTCTTTCCTAAGGCAGAGATCCATTATATCACAGGCGCTGGCCACTGGGTCCATGCAGATAAGTCCCAAGAGTTCATCACTGCCATCTGCAACTTTCTGCTAGTGCCATAG
- the ABHD11 gene encoding sn-1-specific diacylglycerol lipase ABHD11 isoform X3, giving the protein MLRCLPRAPHRPAGPRPPSRAAPASFTAAGRGSAAPLPLSYMVFDGSTPQSPLVFLHGLLGSKSNFRAIARALVQRTGRKLVVAPLSWQVLTVDARNHGDSPHSPTMSYEAMSLDVQRLLRQLHLPKCVLIGHSMGGKTAMTLALQQPDLVERLVSVDISPTESVAVTNFQAYISAMRRVSIPNGIPRSTARRLAEDQLYPAVQASAVRRFLLTNLVEVEGRYMWRVNLEAISQHMADIMGFPVFHMPYPGPTLFLAGSDSSYVRLFLFPSPLLFSARPQLPPSTQALPSLDFLRDSEL; this is encoded by the exons ATGCTGCGCTGCCTCCCGCGGGCCCCGCATCGCCCGGCCGGGCCCCGGCCGCCGTCCCGCGCCGCCCCCGCCTCCTTCACGGCCGCCGGGCGCGGCTCTGCGGC GCCACTGCCTCTCTCCTACATGGTGTTTGATGGGTCTACACCACAGTCCCCACTCGTCTTCCTGCATGGCCTGCTGGGCAGCAAGAGCAATTTCCGTGCCATTGCTCGGGCCCTAGTGCAGCGGACTGGTCGCAAG CTTGTAGTGGCTCCTCTTTCCTGGCAGGTGTTGACAGTGGATGCACGGAACCATGGTGAcagcccacacagccccaccatgAGCTATGAGGCCATGAGCTTGGATGTGCAGCGCCTCCTGCGTCAGCTGCACCTGCCCAAGTGTGTCTTGATTGGCCACAGCATGGGTGGCAAAACTGCCATGACACTGGCACTGCAACAG CCAGATCTCGTGGAGCGCCTGGTGTCTGTAGACATTAGTCCCACAGAGAGCGTGGCTGTGACCAATTTCCAGGCCTATATCTCTGCCATGAGGAGAGTGAGCATCCCGAATGGAATACCCCGCTCCACCGCACGCCGGCTGGCGGAGGATCAGCTGTATCCAGCCGTTCAG GCGTCGGCGGTAAGGCGGTTTCTGCTCACCAATCTGGTGGAGGTCGAGGGTCGGTACATGTGGCGGGTGAACCTTGAGGCCATTTCCCAGCATATGGCTGATATCATGGGCTTCCCTGTGTTCCACATGCCCTATCCTGGACCCACGCTCTTCCTAGCAGGATCTGACTCCTCCTATGTCAG GTTGTTCCTGTTTCCCAGCCCCCTTCTCTTCTCAGCCCGTCCTCAGCTGCCTCCAAGCACACAGGCCCTTCCTTCACTGGACTTTCTCAGGGACTCTGAGCTTTAG
- the ABHD11 gene encoding sn-1-specific diacylglycerol lipase ABHD11 isoform X2, with amino-acid sequence MLRCLPRAPHRPAGPRPPSRAAPASFTAAGRGSAAPLPLSYMVFDGSTPQSPLVFLHGLLGSKSNFRAIARALVQRTGRKVLTVDARNHGDSPHSPTMSYEAMSLDVQRLLRQLHLPKCVLIGHSMGGKTAMTLALQQPDLVERLVSVDISPTESVAVTNFQAYISAMRRVSIPNGIPRSTARRLAEDQLYPAVQASAVRRFLLTNLVEVEGRYMWRVNLEAISQHMADIMGFPVFHMPYPGPTLFLAGSDSSYVSSEDYPEIERLFPKAEIHYITGAGHWVHADKSQEFITAICNFLLVP; translated from the exons ATGCTGCGCTGCCTCCCGCGGGCCCCGCATCGCCCGGCCGGGCCCCGGCCGCCGTCCCGCGCCGCCCCCGCCTCCTTCACGGCCGCCGGGCGCGGCTCTGCGGC GCCACTGCCTCTCTCCTACATGGTGTTTGATGGGTCTACACCACAGTCCCCACTCGTCTTCCTGCATGGCCTGCTGGGCAGCAAGAGCAATTTCCGTGCCATTGCTCGGGCCCTAGTGCAGCGGACTGGTCGCAAG GTGTTGACAGTGGATGCACGGAACCATGGTGAcagcccacacagccccaccatgAGCTATGAGGCCATGAGCTTGGATGTGCAGCGCCTCCTGCGTCAGCTGCACCTGCCCAAGTGTGTCTTGATTGGCCACAGCATGGGTGGCAAAACTGCCATGACACTGGCACTGCAACAG CCAGATCTCGTGGAGCGCCTGGTGTCTGTAGACATTAGTCCCACAGAGAGCGTGGCTGTGACCAATTTCCAGGCCTATATCTCTGCCATGAGGAGAGTGAGCATCCCGAATGGAATACCCCGCTCCACCGCACGCCGGCTGGCGGAGGATCAGCTGTATCCAGCCGTTCAG GCGTCGGCGGTAAGGCGGTTTCTGCTCACCAATCTGGTGGAGGTCGAGGGTCGGTACATGTGGCGGGTGAACCTTGAGGCCATTTCCCAGCATATGGCTGATATCATGGGCTTCCCTGTGTTCCACATGCCCTATCCTGGACCCACGCTCTTCCTAGCAGGATCTGACTCCTCCTATGTCAG CTCGGAGGACTACCCAGAGATTGAGCGGCTCTTTCCTAAGGCAGAGATCCATTATATCACAGGCGCTGGCCACTGGGTCCATGCAGATAAGTCCCAAGAGTTCATCACTGCCATCTGCAACTTTCTGCTAGTGCCATAG